One part of the Solanum dulcamara chromosome 8, daSolDulc1.2, whole genome shotgun sequence genome encodes these proteins:
- the LOC129901661 gene encoding pentatricopeptide repeat-containing protein At2g40720, whose product MRFLSFKSREYSTLNPLVLVNSKIKAFIQQGNHLEALLSYSKEPLFPLHTSKFTFPPLLKACAFLPNLQTGKTIHATIIEMGLHYDPFITTSLINMYVKCGSLSSAVQVFDFISQCEDFHRDVTIWNAMLDGYIRNELTEECMCLFRRMQEFDVKCDEYSLSILLGLFNGCMGLSKAKEVHGYVIRNSFGHDPFVITALIDMYSNCGRPKDAWCIFESIQDKDNIVMWNALIRGLSENGLWRNSMRLYSLAKNRGCKLMSTTYSSTLKACAEGEDIDFGRQVHSDVVKMDFENDPYVCTSVLSMYARVGMLEDADRAFNSVLDKEVEVWNSMISAYVGKGRGDDAFCVYNEMRSRSILSDSFTLSNILISCSMTESYDLGRAIHGELIKKPIQNNITLESALVTMYSKCGMLKDALEVFSRMVEKDVVAWGSMISGLCQNKKFNLALGIYKEMETHNVNRDADIMAMVINASAGLESLELGCSIHAITVKSGEELDSSVSCSLVDMYSNCGKPEMAEKVFSGVPYKNLVAWNSLISCYLKNDLPDLSLNLLPQLVQQGLYPDAVTLTSALAAVSSLAILIKGKAIHCYQIRHQILEDSQVENALIDMYIKSGCLNYAERIFQYMSKRNLVTWNTMIAGYGSHSECMKAINFFNEMRKSKVTPDAVTFLSLISSCNHAGLLDEGLKLFHLMELEYGIKPQMEHYINVVDLLGRAGRLIDAYNFIQNLDVEPERGVWLCLLSACRVHQNVELGEIAANNLLKMEPNRGSNYVQLLNLYVELGMREEAASLRVLMRQKGLKKNPGCSWIEVKNKLEVFFSSDSSSTKTIEIYETLQSLRSTMKKGGDYETQAI is encoded by the coding sequence ATGCGTTTCCTTTCCTTCAAATCCCGTGAATATTCCACTCTCAATCCTCTCGTATTGGTTAATTCCAAAATCAAAGCCTTTATTCAACAAGGAAACCATCTTGAAGCTCTGTTATCTTACTCTAAAGAACCTCTTTTTCCTCTCCACACCTCCAAATTCACTTTTCCTCCTCTCCTAAAAGCTTGCGCTTTTCTTCCAAATCTTCAAACTGGGAAAACAATCCATGCTACAATCATCGAAATGGGTCTTCACTATGATCCTTTCATCACCACTTCACTCATCAACATGTACGTAAAATGTGGTTCACTTTCTAGTGCAGTCCAAGTGTTTGATTTTATTTCTCAATGTGAAGATTTCCATCGAGATGTAACGATATGGAATGCCATGCTTGATGGGTATATTAGAAATGAGCTTACTGAAGAGTGTATGTGTTTGTTTAGAAGAATGCAAGAGTTTGATGTCAAGTGTGATGAGTACTCTCTTAGTATTCTTCTGGGGTTGTTTAATGGTTGTATGGGGTTATCGAAAGCAAAAGAAGTTCATGGTTATGTTATTAGAAACTCATTTGGTCATGATCCTTTTGTGATTACTGCATTGATTGATATGTACTCAAATTGTGGTAGGCCAAAAGATGCTTGGTGCATTTTCGAGAGTATACAAGACAAGGACAATATTGTCATGTGGAATGCATTGATTAGGGGCTTATCGGAGAATGGATTATGGAGAAACAGCATGAGACTTTATTCTTTAGCTAAGAATAGGGGCTGCAAACTTATGTCAACGACTTATTCTAGTACTTTGAAGGCTTGTGCTGAGGGTGAAGATATAGATTTCGGCAGGCAGGTCCATTCGGATGTTGTCAAGATGGATTTTGAGAATGATCCTTATGTCTGTACTTCGGTGTTGTCCATGTACGCAAGGGTAGGAATGTTGGAAGATGCAGACAGGGCTTTCAATTCTGTATTAGATAAAGAAGTTGAAGTGTGGAATTCTATGATCTCAGCTTATGTTGGCAAGGGCCGAGGCGATGATGCTTTTTGTGTGTATAATGAGATGCGATCAAGAAGCATTCTTTCTGATTCTTTCACCTTGTCAAATATTCTTATATCATGCAGCATGACTGAATCTTATGATTTAGGTAGGGCAATTCATGGTGAACTGATAAAGAAACCAATACAGAATAACATCACGTTGGAAAGTGCTCTAGTGACTATGTACTCGAAATGTGGAATGTTGAAGGATGCTCTTGAAGTTTTCAGTAGAATGGTGGAGAAGGATGTGGTCGCATGGGGCTCAATGATCTCAGGTCTCTGCCAAAATAAGAAATTCAATTTGGCACTGGGAATATACAAGGAAATGGAGACTCATAATGTCAATCGAGACGCTGATATAATGGCAATGGTGATAAATGCTAGTGCAGGACTAGAAAGCTTAGAGTTGGGTTGCAGTATCCATGCAATCACTGTTAAGAGCGGGGAAGAATTAGATAGTTCAGTGAGCTGCTCTCTTGTAGATATGTATTCTAATTGTGGCAAGCCAGAAATGGCTGAAAAGGTTTTTTCAGGTGTTCCCTATAAGAATTTGGTGGCTTGGAATTCTTTAATCTCTTGTTATTTGAAAAATGACTTACCAGATCTCTCTTTAAATCTTCTCCCTCAACTTGTCCAACAAGGGTTATATCCAGACGCTGTTACACTTACTAGTGCCCTTGCTGCTGTTTCATCCTTAGCGATACTGATTAAAGGAAAAGCAATTCATTGTTACCAAATAAGGCATCAAATTCTTGAAGACAGCCAAGTGGAAAATGCTCTTATTGATATGTACATAAAAAGTGGATGCTTAAACTATGCAGAGCGTATATTCCAGTACATGTCCAAAAGGAACTTAGTAACATGGAATACAATGATAGCAGGATATGGATCTCACAGTGAGTGTATGAAAGCTATCAACTTTTTCAATGAAATGAGGAAATCTAAAGTGACGCCTGATGCTGTAACTTTCCTTTCCTTGATTTCCTCCTGCAATCATGCTGGTTTACTGGATGAAGGCCTTAAACTATTTCACTTAATGGAACTAGAGTATGGAATCAAACCACAAATGGAACACTACATTAATGTAGTGGATCTTCTAGGCCGTGCTGGACGCTTGATTGATGCTTATAATTTCATACAGAATTTGGATGTGGAACCTGAGAGGGGGGTGTGGCTATGTCTTTTGTCAGCCTGTCGGGTCCATCAAAACGTGGAGCTTGGAGAAATAGCTGCCAATAACCTTCTGAAGATGGAACCAAACAGAGGCAGCAATTACGTTCAACTTTTAAATCTCTACGTGGAGTTAGGGATGAGGGAAGAAGCAGCAAGTTTGAGGGTTCTGATGAGGCAGAAGGGGTTGAAGAAGAACCCTGGATGTAGTTGGATTGAGGTGAAAAATAAACTTGAGGTTTTCTTCTCAAGTGATTCATCATCCACCAAGACAATTGAGATCTATGAGACACTCCAAAGTCTCAGGAGTACTATGAAAAAGGGTGGAGATTATGAGACTCAGGCAATATGA